Proteins encoded within one genomic window of Theobroma cacao cultivar B97-61/B2 chromosome 7, Criollo_cocoa_genome_V2, whole genome shotgun sequence:
- the LOC18593734 gene encoding uncharacterized protein LOC18593734 produces MRSFLEFVSCCVTSPQVSRDEGEEVVTAAVNPARREETRTLMPPKVAALTKKKRVRVGTPGVMAEEWKPSLNVISEDNVVAEKREKTPPQQPPQEKTTADRVVKRKSSSGSRSKVHVRSNSDDIGRNPMPAVISMFSPTPVSMPVVIPTFSPTPFMF; encoded by the exons ATGAGATCATTTTTGGAGTTTGTTTCGTGTTGCGTTACGAGCCCTCAAGTGTCTAGGGACGAAGGGGAAGAGGTGGTGACGGCGGCGGTGAATCCTGCGAGGAGGGAGGAGACGAGGACTTTGATGCCTCCAAAAGTGGCAGCACTAACGAAGAAGAAGCGGGTGAGGGTCGGAACACCAGGGGTTATGGCTGAGGAGTGGAAGCCCTCGCTGAATGTTATCTCGGAGGATAACGTTGTGGccgagaagagagagaaaacgcCGCCGCAGCAGCCGCCGCAAGAGAAGACGACGGCGGATAGGGTGGTGAAGAGGAAGAGCAGTTCAGGGTCTCGCTCCAAGGTTCATGTTCGAAGCAACAGCGACGACATAGG GCGAAACCCGATGCCGGCTGTCATTTCAATGTTCTCTCCTACTCCTGTTTCAATGCCGGTGGTCATTCCAACGTTCTCCCCTACtccttttatgttttga
- the LOC18593735 gene encoding organic cation/carnitine transporter 4 yields the protein MANSPGSDPSCHGSSLESPLLPPSKKPGWEPEPGSEPEKLCIDDMLRKYCGEFGSWQLRHFVLTSLAWALEAFHTMVMIFADQEPAWRCLKGAAGSGCDEKESGVCGLEPGSWEWKGGSGSSTVAQWGLVCGEKYKVGLVQALFFGGCMIGAGVFGHLSDSKLGRKGSLTAVCILNAIFGCLTSLAPDYFTYLLLRFLTGFSTGGVGLCCFVLATEPIGPTKRGAAGMSTFYFFSTGIALLSGIAYIFPSWRALYIASSIPSIIFLVLVVPFISESPRWYLVRGKMNEAMKIMRTIAKSNGQYLPDGVILALDDESNDASNDNRSCKEPISGSLIDVIRSPITRIRLFLTVGINFTCSVVYYGLSLNVVNLETNLYLNVLLNAVAEMPAFTITALMLDKFGRKPLAIGTQWFSAIFCFMGSLVGNVGMWKVIRMFCGILGIFGMAGTYNLLFIYTAELFPTVVRNAALGCATQAAQMGAILAPFVVVWGGGLPFLVFGVCGLIGGMLAYYLPETLNKPLYDTMTGMEEGETA from the exons ATGGCTAACTCGCCAGGATCAGATCCCAGTTGCCATGGCTCCTCGCTAGAGTCACCCTTACTCCCTCCATCCAAAAAACCCGGATGGGAACCTGAACCCGGATCCGAACCCGAGAAGCTCTGCATAGACGACATGTTACGAAAGTACTGCGGAGAATTTGGGTCCTGGCAATTGAGACACTTTGTTTTAACGAGCCTAGCATGGGCCCTGGAAGCTTTCCACACCATGGTGATGATATTCGCAGACCAGGAACCGGCTTGGCGGTGTTTAAAAGGGGCAGCCGGTTCAGGGTGTGATGAGAAGGAGAGCGGTGTTTGTGGGCTTGAACCGGGGTCTTGGGAATGGAAGGGTGGTTCGGGAAGCTCCACGGTGGCTCAGTGGGGATTGGTTTGTGGTGAGAAGTATAAGGTTGGGCTTGTTCAGGCCTTGTTTTTTGGCGGCTGCATGATTG GTGCAGGAGTATTTGGCCATCTATCAGACTCAAAACTGGGAAGAAAAGGTTCCTTAACAGCAGTTTGCATCTTAAATGCCATCTTTGGTTGCCTTACGTCATTAGCCCCAGACTACTTCACATATCTCCTACTTCGATTTCTGACAGGTTTCAGCACCGGAGGTGTTGGCCTCTGCTGCTTTGTCCTGGCCACTGAACCTATCGGCCCAACAAAGCGCGGTGCTGCTGGAATGTCCACATTCTACTTTTTTTCAACTGGAATAGCATTACTTTCAGGCATAGCTTACATCTTCCCTTCATGGCGTGCTCTTTATATCGCCTCCTCTATTCCCTCTATTATTTTCCTTGTTCTGGTTGTTCCTTTTATCTCTGAGTCCCCACGTTGGTACCTTGTTCGTGGGAAAATGAACGAAGCAATGAAAATCATGCGCACCATAGCTAAGTCTAATGGACAATACCTTCCTGATGGGGTTATCCTAGCACTGGATGATGAATCTAATGATGCTTCAAATGATAACCGGAGTTGCAAAGAACCAATCAGTGGTTCTCTTATAGATGTAATCCGATCACCAATCACTCGTATTCGACTATTTCTAACAGTGGGAATCAACTTCACATGCTCAGTTGTGTACTATGGCCTGAGCTTAAATGTTGTCAACCTCGAGACAAACCTTTACCTCAATGTGCTCCTTAATGCAGTAGCTGAAATGCCAGCATTCACCATAACAGCACTTATGTTGGACAAATTTGGGAGGAAGCCATTGGCAATTGGGACACAATGGTTCAGTGCAATCTTTTGCTTTATGGGGAGCCTTGTGGGAAACGTTGGAATGTGGAAAGTAATAAGAATGTTTTGCGGGATTCTGGGGATATTTGGCATGGCCGGAACTTATAATCTGTTGTTCATCTACACAGCAGAGCTCTTTCCTACGGTGGTGAGGAATGCTGCCCTTGGATGTGCAACTCAGGCAGCCCAAATGGGAGCTATTTTGGCACCATTTGTCGTGGTTTGGGGTGGTGGCCTTCCATTCCTAGTGTTTGGTGTGTGTGGATTGATTGGAGGGATGCTTGCATATTACTTACCAGAGACACTGAACAAGCCATTGTATGACACAATGACAGGAATGGAAGAGGGGGAGACTGCTTGA